A genomic window from Desulfatiglans sp. includes:
- the arfB gene encoding aminoacyl-tRNA hydrolase has product MIEITSDIHIPDSELKEDFIRSSGPGGQNVNKVSTAVQLRFDVKNTSSLPDSIRRRLINLAGSRMTKDGVLIIKAERHRTREQNRRDAIERLAALIVEASKVPKYRVKTVPSFASKEKRIDTKQKRGKIKKFRGRVSLEEFI; this is encoded by the coding sequence ATGATAGAGATTACAAGTGATATACATATACCGGACAGCGAGTTGAAAGAGGATTTTATACGTTCAAGCGGACCAGGGGGGCAGAATGTGAACAAGGTCTCCACGGCTGTACAACTCAGGTTTGACGTGAAAAATACATCCTCGTTACCTGACAGCATCAGGAGACGGCTTATCAATCTTGCCGGAAGCCGCATGACAAAGGATGGGGTGCTCATTATCAAGGCAGAAAGGCATCGTACAAGGGAGCAGAACAGGAGGGATGCAATAGAGAGGCTTGCCGCCCTGATAGTGGAGGCGTCAAAGGTGCCGAAGTACCGCGTAAAAACCGTACCGTCGTTTGCCTCAAAGGAAAAAAGGATAGATACAAAGCAGAAGAGAGGGAAAATTAAGAAATTCAGGGGGAGGGTTTCTTTAGAAGAATTCATTTAA